A portion of the Candidatus Binatus sp. genome contains these proteins:
- a CDS encoding vWA domain-containing protein: MIAAIVILLVLSTFVVAFIFYRIIGKRELEAEARREEDEADATRLQKIKDALGLLIGPFPLSVALHVLALLFLIITVHEQRGRELIMVNLEAGGGGGGGNEMQDLDMPEVPMPDTAPQQMEAPTAVDTSQAVGLASDYVRAAGGGGIGIGRGGGMGSGYGHGIGSGFGGFIGELRRKGLDVVLVIDGTGSMKLIIDDVKAKMEQLVQSIHRLVPIARIGIIVFGGKGEKRNIQPLTLSPQKLSEFLNGIQAMGGGEWEEDTFGACETAVNKMDWKPYAKKVIVLVGDSPPHKEDFAPLLALIRQFKSNNGTFNTVDVAAEEHERFEREFWLKVHREEPPKISPLPEFYRQTQAAYKVLATAGGGSMKSLTKDTHINQQVLILAFGDQWQSQVAAFGRGLGK, from the coding sequence ATGATCGCAGCAATTGTTATTTTGCTTGTCCTCTCGACGTTCGTCGTCGCTTTCATCTTCTACCGCATTATCGGCAAACGAGAACTCGAGGCCGAGGCGCGCCGCGAAGAAGACGAAGCTGACGCGACCCGTCTTCAGAAGATCAAAGATGCGCTCGGTCTGCTGATCGGCCCCTTTCCGCTGTCGGTCGCCCTGCACGTACTCGCCCTGCTCTTCCTGATCATCACGGTGCACGAGCAGCGCGGGCGCGAGTTGATCATGGTGAACCTCGAAGCGGGCGGCGGCGGTGGCGGCGGCAACGAGATGCAGGACCTCGACATGCCCGAAGTGCCGATGCCCGACACCGCGCCGCAGCAGATGGAAGCGCCGACCGCGGTCGACACCTCGCAGGCCGTTGGACTCGCCAGTGACTACGTGCGCGCAGCCGGCGGCGGCGGAATCGGCATCGGCCGTGGCGGCGGCATGGGCTCGGGCTACGGTCACGGCATCGGTTCGGGCTTCGGCGGGTTCATCGGTGAGCTTAGGCGCAAGGGACTGGACGTGGTGCTGGTCATTGACGGGACCGGCTCGATGAAACTGATCATCGACGACGTCAAAGCCAAGATGGAGCAGCTGGTGCAGTCGATTCACCGGCTGGTGCCGATCGCGCGAATCGGAATAATCGTGTTCGGTGGCAAGGGCGAGAAGCGCAATATTCAGCCGCTGACGCTGTCGCCGCAAAAGCTCAGCGAATTCCTAAACGGCATCCAGGCGATGGGTGGCGGCGAATGGGAAGAGGATACGTTTGGCGCGTGCGAGACGGCGGTAAACAAGATGGACTGGAAGCCGTACGCCAAAAAGGTGATCGTGCTGGTCGGCGATTCTCCCCCGCACAAGGAGGACTTCGCTCCGCTGCTCGCGCTGATTCGGCAGTTCAAATCCAACAACGGCACCTTCAACACGGTGGACGTGGCGGCTGAGGAGCACGAGCGTTTCGAGCGCGAGTTCTGGCTCAAGGTGCATCGGGAAGAGCCGCCGAAAATCTCGCCGTTGCCGGAGTTCTACCGGCAGACGCAGGCGGCTTACAAAGTGCTGGCCACCGCGGGTGGCGGCTCGATGAAATCGCTGACCAAGGACACGCACATCAATCAGCAGGTGCTGATCCTGGCCTTCGGCGACCAGTGGCAGTCGCAGGTCGCTGCTTTCGGCCGCGGGCTCGGCAAATAG
- a CDS encoding biopolymer transporter ExbD, which translates to MSSNKGGGVFADINITPLTDIFLVLLIIFMVTTAVTIESAAHVDLPKAEAAPAANEKPKGIIVTYTADHLIYLGDKQVTEPELVPQLHDALANSTDKIVIFQGDPKVILGDMVRILDMAKSAGAEAIAIAVSSLPPGGVSAGAPGGGA; encoded by the coding sequence ATGAGTAGTAACAAAGGCGGCGGGGTGTTCGCCGATATCAACATCACCCCGTTGACCGATATCTTTCTCGTCCTGCTGATCATCTTCATGGTGACCACCGCGGTGACAATCGAGTCCGCGGCCCACGTCGATTTGCCCAAAGCTGAAGCTGCGCCCGCAGCCAACGAAAAGCCCAAGGGCATCATCGTGACCTACACCGCCGACCATTTGATCTATCTGGGCGACAAGCAGGTCACCGAGCCCGAGTTGGTGCCACAGCTTCATGACGCGCTGGCGAATTCGACCGACAAAATTGTGATTTTCCAGGGCGACCCAAAGGTTATACTCGGTGATATGGTTCGCATTCTGGATATGGCCAAGTCGGCCGGCGCGGAGGCTATCGCTATCGCCGTGTCTTCTCTCCCTCCCGGGGGCGTTTCTGCCGGAGCGCCGGGAGGCGGAGCGTAG
- a CDS encoding biopolymer transporter ExbD, translating to MAISGPHQGGGGGVFADINITPLTDIFLVLLIIFMVTTSVTIESAAHVDLPTATNTAPENKGVIVTYTAQHELFVNSKDVPERELRSSLGEALSKVDQKIVVFQGDRKVLLGDMVRILNIAKAAGAEQIAIAAKRVTGAQLANSSGGGG from the coding sequence GTGGCAATTAGCGGACCACATCAGGGCGGTGGTGGCGGCGTTTTTGCCGACATCAATATCACGCCGCTCACCGATATCTTTCTGGTTCTGCTCATCATCTTCATGGTGACGACCTCGGTCACCATCGAATCTGCCGCCCACGTCGATCTGCCCACCGCGACCAATACCGCGCCGGAGAACAAGGGCGTCATCGTGACGTACACCGCCCAGCACGAGCTGTTCGTGAACTCGAAGGACGTTCCCGAGCGTGAACTGCGCTCGAGCCTGGGCGAGGCGCTGAGCAAAGTGGATCAGAAGATCGTCGTGTTCCAGGGCGATCGCAAAGTGCTGCTCGGTGACATGGTGCGAATCCTGAATATCGCCAAGGCCGCCGGCGCCGAACAAATTGCAATCGCGGCCAAGCGGGTTACCGGTGCGCAACTAGCCAACTCCTCAGGTGGTGGAGGTTGA
- a CDS encoding MotA/TolQ/ExbB proton channel family protein, with product MQSNFGILSMIQQGYYATYPLLFISVVCLAIIFERVWVLWGVGPKTAKLADSLIPQLRQGKFNEALQATQARATAAERIYHTLIAGSQTMDRDHLLELDDERRYQEGLEFKRYIWVLATAGASAPFIGLFGTVVGILVAFQSMAIMGTGGFSVVAAGISEALISTALGLAVAIIAVIFYNYFSVKIENISAIQHINDDRLIDATLQGRQARGN from the coding sequence ATGCAAAGCAACTTCGGTATTTTGTCGATGATTCAGCAGGGCTACTATGCAACGTATCCACTGCTGTTCATTTCGGTCGTCTGCCTGGCGATAATTTTCGAACGCGTATGGGTGCTGTGGGGTGTCGGTCCGAAAACCGCGAAGCTCGCTGACTCGCTCATTCCGCAGTTGCGCCAGGGCAAGTTCAACGAGGCGTTGCAGGCCACGCAGGCGCGCGCCACGGCCGCCGAGCGCATCTATCACACCCTCATCGCCGGTTCGCAGACCATGGACCGGGATCATCTGCTCGAGCTCGACGACGAGCGCCGTTACCAGGAAGGCCTCGAGTTCAAGCGCTACATCTGGGTGCTCGCGACCGCCGGCGCATCGGCGCCGTTCATTGGGCTGTTCGGCACGGTCGTTGGCATCCTCGTGGCGTTCCAATCGATGGCAATCATGGGCACCGGCGGTTTCTCGGTCGTCGCCGCCGGTATTTCGGAAGCCTTGATTTCGACCGCGCTCGGACTCGCCGTCGCGATCATCGCGGTTATCTTCTACAACTATTTCTCGGTCAAGATTGAGAACATCAGCGCCATCCAGCACATCAACGACGACCGTCTGATCGACGCTACACTCCAGGGGAGACAGGCGCGTGGCAATTAG